The following coding sequences lie in one Arabidopsis thaliana chromosome 3, partial sequence genomic window:
- a CDS encoding sulfatase and phosphatidylinositolglycan class N domain-containing protein (transferases;sulfuric ester hydrolases;catalytics;transferases; FUNCTIONS IN: sulfuric ester hydrolase activity, transferase activity, catalytic activity; INVOLVED IN: GPI anchor biosynthetic process, metabolic process; LOCATED IN: endoplasmic reticulum; EXPRESSED IN: 24 plant structures; EXPRESSED DURING: 13 growth stages; CONTAINS InterPro DOMAIN/s: GPI ethanolamine phosphate transferase 1, C-terminal (InterPro:IPR017852), Alkaline phosphatase-like, alpha/beta/alpha (InterPro:IPR017849), GPI ethanolamine phosphate transferase 1 (InterPro:IPR007070), Alkaline-phosphatase-like, core domain (InterPro:IPR017850), Sulfatase (InterPro:IPR000917); Has 1139 Blast hits to 1068 proteins in 222 species: Archae - 0; Bacteria - 85; Metazoa - 475; Fungi - 399; Plants - 79; Viruses - 0; Other Eukaryotes - 101 (source: NCBI BLink).) — MLVLLQNLDLAMLLLLLVSMKILVLSLKSRHTFAFGSPDIIPIFCSALPHSTWNSYPHEYEDFATDASFLDEWSFDQFEGLLNRSHADPKLKELLHQDKLVVFLHLLGCDSNGHAHRPYSSIYLNNVKVVDKIAERVYHLLEDYYRDNRTSYIFTADHGMSDKGSHGDGHPTNTDTPLVAWGAGIQYPKPASGNSHSDSVTTFVDKHAHDMPTPYDWGLRRVERVDVNQADIAPLMSTLLGLPCPVNSVGNLPLGYMKLNEAEEVEAVVANTKQILNQLLRKSYIKSSNSLFFKPFKPLVHHSFSLSQIDELISAKSYEAAMKLAVDLRNLSLEGLHYFQTYDWLMLMTVITLGYTGWMIVLALHVLQCYSSLSGDLSKKEHLSVQKKDSGKVYISGCLLMAILSVLNLVEHSPPLYHAYIGMTVFLWTQIFSEYRLIRGLWKYLRERRADYFIKLLFAAAVAVVIVELLVHSFTERKLYTWFFLIAGVVASILLHFSIPWRSGIPVFVCISCWFLSVFTLMPAEIPDNNNLVVTSGAIIIVISLAAKWLDTHAEGNKFWQSITFHESRTQMCSMLYCIQIFLVGVSSVMVFLSTKHRTQNQELHSSHQFINWLVAGSSMVLPLFSANGILSRLSSIFLGFAPPFLLLSIGYEAVFYSALAVVLMAWILFENASHHSSKVKESSLSENNTEEHITIGSDERYLQLSDVRIPLVFMVLFNVAFFGTGNFASIASFEISSVYRFITIFSPFLMAALLIFKLFIPFMLVICAFSAITKLVRVPRLGCYFLVILFSDIMTIHFFFLVKNTGSWMEIGNSISHFGIVSAQVVFVLLLFALTNLYTRSIRIKPLSTSPSLKTL, encoded by the exons ATGCTCGTCCTCCTACAGAATCTAGACCTGGCCATGTTGCTATTATTGCTGGTTTCTATGAAGATCCTAGTGCTGTCACTAAag AGCCGGCATACGTTTGCTTTTGGGAGCCCCGATATTATTCCTATTTTCTGCAGTGCCTTACCTCACAGCACTTGGAATTCTTACCCGCACGAGTATGAAGACTTTGCTACAg ATGCCTCCTTTTTGGATGAGTGGTCTTTCGATCAATTTGAAGGCCTTCTCAATAGGTCTCACGCAGATCCAAAGTTGAAAGAGCTCCTCCACCAGGACAAACTCGTTGtctttcttcaccttcttgGTTGTGATTCCAATGGTCATGCACATCGGCCTTACTCATCAATCTATCTCAACAATGTCAAAGTTGTTGATAAGATTGCTGAAAGGGTCTACCATCTCTTGGAGGATTACTACAGAGACAATCGCACTTCTTATATCTTTACCGCTGATCATGGGATGAGCGACAAAG GAAGTCATGGAGATGGGCATCCTACAAACACTGATACTCCATTAGTTGCTTGGGGAGCTGGGATTCAATATCCCAAACCAGCATCTGGAAATAGTCACTCTGATTCTGTTACTACATTTGTTGACAAGCATGCACATGATATGCCCACACCTTATGACTGGGGCCTTCGTCGCGTTGAGAGAGTAGACGTCAACCAAGCTGACATAGCACCCCTTATG TCAACGCTCTTGGGTTTGCCATGCCCAGTGAACTCCGTTGGAAATCTACCACTTGGTTATATGAAGTTGAATGAG gCAGAAGAAGTTGAAGCTGTGGTAGCCAATACCAAACAAATCCTTAATCAGCTTCTTCGAAAATCAT ATATAAAAAGCTCAAATTCCTTATTTTTCAAGCCATTTAAGCCGTTGGTCCACCATTCCTTTTCGCTGAGTCAGATTGATGAGTTAATATCCGCCAAAAGTTATGAAGCTGCAATGAAATTAGCTGTGGACCTCAGAAACTTGTCACTAGAGGGCCTTCATTATTTCCAAACGTATGACTGGCTTATGCTGATGACTGTAATTACACTCGGATACACTGGATGGATGATCGTACTTGCCCTGCATGTCCTGCAATGTTATAGTTCACTATCAGGAGATTTGTCCAAAAAAGAGCATTTGTCTGTGCAGAAAAAAGACTCCGGAAAA GTATATATCTCAGGCTGCCTGCTGATGGCAATTCTCTCGGTGCTAAATTTGGTGGAGCATTCGCCCCCTCTTTACCATGCATATATTGGAATGACTGTTTTTCTATGGACACAAATCTTTAGTGAATATCGATTAATAAGAGGATTGTGGAAATATTTGAGAGAGCGGAGGGCCGACTACTTCATCAAACTTCTATTTGCTGCAGCTGTAGCAGTTGTCATTGTGGAATTATTG GTTCATAGCTTCACGGAGAGAAAGCTTTACACTTGGTTTTTCTTGATAGCAGGTGTTGTGGCTTCAATTTTGTTGCACTTTTCAATCCCTTGGCGATCTGGGATACCAGTTTTTGTCTGTATATCTTGTTGGTTCCTATCTGTCTTCACTTTGATGCCAGCTGAAATTCCTGATAATAATAACTTAGT AGTTACAAGTGGAGCTATTATTATAGTAATAAGCCTTGCTGCAAAGTGGCTAGACACACATGCAGAAGGGAACAAATTTTGGCAGAGTATTACTTTTCATGAAAGCAGGACGCAGATGTGCTCAATGTTATATTGTATACAg ATATTTTTGGTTGGTGTGTCATCTGTGATGGTGTTTTTGTCGACAAAGCATCGAACGCAGAATCAAGAATTGCATTCGTCACATCAGTTCATAAACTGGTTAGTTGCCG GTTCTTCAATGGTTCTTCCGTTGTTTTCAGCAAATGGCATCCTTTCTCGATTAAGTTCAATATTTCTTGGTTTTGCGcctccatttcttcttctgtctaTTGG ATATGAAGCTGTATTTTACAGTGCACTTGCCGTTGTGCTTATGGCATGGATATTGTTTGAGAATGCTTCTCATCATTCTAGCAAAGTAAAAGAATCGTCTCTGTCAGAAAATAACACAGAGGAACATATCACTATCGGAAGCGATGAAAGATACTTGCAGCTATCTGATGTGCGGATtcctttggttttt ATGGTTTTGTTCAATGTTGCTTTCTTCGGAACCGGGAATTTTGCAAGTATAGCAAGTTTTGAGATATCATCTGTATACCGGTTTATCACAATCTTCAGC CCGTTTCTGATGGCAGCTCTTCTTATATTCAAGCTCTTCATACCGTTCATGCTTGTCAT ATGTGCGTTCAGTGCAATAACGAAATTAGTGAGGGTGCCAAGATTGGGATGTTACTTCCTTGTGATCTTATTTTCAGACATAATGACgatccatttcttcttcctg GTGAAGAACACAGGAAGCTGGATGGAAATTGGGAATAGTATTAGCCATTTTGGGATTGTGAGTGCTCAAGTGGTCTTTGTGCTTTTACTCTTTGCGCTCACAAACCTCTACACCAGAAGCATCCGAATCAAGCCACTCTCTACCTCTCCTTCTCTCAAAACGCTCTGA
- a CDS encoding sulfatase and phosphatidylinositolglycan class N domain-containing protein, with the protein MFLVGELGRSMRSDGILGVGGSDQSRATAVVVASRRRWLKRRETWLVVLGVALHAVYMLSIFDIYFKTPIVHGMDPVPPRFSEPPAKRLVLLISDGLRADKFFEPDEEGKYRAPFLRNIIKNQGRWGVSHARPPTESRPGHVAIIAGFYEDPSAVTKGWKANPVEFDSVFNQSRHTFAFGSPDIIPIFCSALPHSTWNSYPHEYEDFATDASFLDEWSFDQFEGLLNRSHADPKLKELLHQDKLVVFLHLLGCDSNGHAHRPYSSIYLNNVKVVDKIAERVYHLLEDYYRDNRTSYIFTADHGMSDKGSHGDGHPTNTDTPLVAWGAGIQYPKPASGNSHSDSVTTFVDKHAHDMPTPYDWGLRRVERVDVNQADIAPLMSTLLGLPCPVNSVGNLPLGYMKLNEAEEVEAVVANTKQILNQLLRKSYIKSSNSLFFKPFKPLVHHSFSLSQIDELISAKSYEAAMKLAVDLRNLSLEGLHYFQTYDWLMLMTVITLGYTGWMIVLALHVLQCYSSLSGDLSKKEHLSVQKKDSGKVYISGCLLMAILSVLNLVEHSPPLYHAYIGMTVFLWTQIFSEYRLIRGLWKYLRERRADYFIKLLFAAAVAVVIVELLVHSFTERKLYTWFFLIAGVVASILLHFSIPWRSGIPVFVCISCWFLSVFTLMPAEIPDNNNLVVTSGAIIIVISLAAKWLDTHAEGNKFWQSITFHESRTQMCSMLYCIQIFLVGVSSVMVFLSTKHRTQNQELHSSHQFINWLVAGSSMVLPLFSANGILSRLSSIFLGFAPPFLLLSIGYEAVFYSALAVVLMAWILFENASHHSSKVKESSLSENNTEEHITIGSDERYLQLSDVRIPLVFMVLFNVAFFGTGNFASIASFEISSVYRFITIFSPFLMAALLIFKLFIPFMLVICAFSAITKLVRVPRLGCYFLVILFSDIMTIHFFFLVKNTGSWMEIGNSISHFGIVSAQVVFVLLLFALTNLYTRSIRIKPLSTSPSLKTL; encoded by the exons ATGTTTTTGGTCGGAGAATTGGGAAGATCTATGAGGAGCGACGGGATCTTGGGAGTTGGAGGTTCGGATCAGAGTCGAGCAACAGCCGTCGTGGTCGCTAGTAGACGAAGATGGCTAAAGAGGCGAGAAACATGGCTGGTGGTTCTCGGTGTTGCTCTTCACGCCGTCTACATGCTAAGCATCTTCGACATTTACTTCAAAACGCCCATAGTCCACGGGATGGATCCTGTGCCTCCGAGATTCTCTGAGCCGCCGGCTAAGCGACTTGTTCTTCTCATCT CGGATGGTTTACGTGCTGACAAATTCTTTGAGCCGGACGAGGAAGGCAAATACAGAGCACCCTTCTTGAGGAATATCATAAAGAATCAGGGGCGTTGGGGTGTCTCTCATGCTCGTCCTCCTACAGAATCTAGACCTGGCCATGTTGCTATTATTGCTGGTTTCTATGAAGATCCTAGTGCTGTCACTAAag GATGGAAAGCTAATCCTGTTGaatttgattctgtttttaacCAGAGCCGGCATACGTTTGCTTTTGGGAGCCCCGATATTATTCCTATTTTCTGCAGTGCCTTACCTCACAGCACTTGGAATTCTTACCCGCACGAGTATGAAGACTTTGCTACAg ATGCCTCCTTTTTGGATGAGTGGTCTTTCGATCAATTTGAAGGCCTTCTCAATAGGTCTCACGCAGATCCAAAGTTGAAAGAGCTCCTCCACCAGGACAAACTCGTTGtctttcttcaccttcttgGTTGTGATTCCAATGGTCATGCACATCGGCCTTACTCATCAATCTATCTCAACAATGTCAAAGTTGTTGATAAGATTGCTGAAAGGGTCTACCATCTCTTGGAGGATTACTACAGAGACAATCGCACTTCTTATATCTTTACCGCTGATCATGGGATGAGCGACAAAG GAAGTCATGGAGATGGGCATCCTACAAACACTGATACTCCATTAGTTGCTTGGGGAGCTGGGATTCAATATCCCAAACCAGCATCTGGAAATAGTCACTCTGATTCTGTTACTACATTTGTTGACAAGCATGCACATGATATGCCCACACCTTATGACTGGGGCCTTCGTCGCGTTGAGAGAGTAGACGTCAACCAAGCTGACATAGCACCCCTTATG TCAACGCTCTTGGGTTTGCCATGCCCAGTGAACTCCGTTGGAAATCTACCACTTGGTTATATGAAGTTGAATGAG gCAGAAGAAGTTGAAGCTGTGGTAGCCAATACCAAACAAATCCTTAATCAGCTTCTTCGAAAATCAT ATATAAAAAGCTCAAATTCCTTATTTTTCAAGCCATTTAAGCCGTTGGTCCACCATTCCTTTTCGCTGAGTCAGATTGATGAGTTAATATCCGCCAAAAGTTATGAAGCTGCAATGAAATTAGCTGTGGACCTCAGAAACTTGTCACTAGAGGGCCTTCATTATTTCCAAACGTATGACTGGCTTATGCTGATGACTGTAATTACACTCGGATACACTGGATGGATGATCGTACTTGCCCTGCATGTCCTGCAATGTTATAGTTCACTATCAGGAGATTTGTCCAAAAAAGAGCATTTGTCTGTGCAGAAAAAAGACTCCGGAAAA GTATATATCTCAGGCTGCCTGCTGATGGCAATTCTCTCGGTGCTAAATTTGGTGGAGCATTCGCCCCCTCTTTACCATGCATATATTGGAATGACTGTTTTTCTATGGACACAAATCTTTAGTGAATATCGATTAATAAGAGGATTGTGGAAATATTTGAGAGAGCGGAGGGCCGACTACTTCATCAAACTTCTATTTGCTGCAGCTGTAGCAGTTGTCATTGTGGAATTATTG GTTCATAGCTTCACGGAGAGAAAGCTTTACACTTGGTTTTTCTTGATAGCAGGTGTTGTGGCTTCAATTTTGTTGCACTTTTCAATCCCTTGGCGATCTGGGATACCAGTTTTTGTCTGTATATCTTGTTGGTTCCTATCTGTCTTCACTTTGATGCCAGCTGAAATTCCTGATAATAATAACTTAGT AGTTACAAGTGGAGCTATTATTATAGTAATAAGCCTTGCTGCAAAGTGGCTAGACACACATGCAGAAGGGAACAAATTTTGGCAGAGTATTACTTTTCATGAAAGCAGGACGCAGATGTGCTCAATGTTATATTGTATACAg ATATTTTTGGTTGGTGTGTCATCTGTGATGGTGTTTTTGTCGACAAAGCATCGAACGCAGAATCAAGAATTGCATTCGTCACATCAGTTCATAAACTGGTTAGTTGCCG GTTCTTCAATGGTTCTTCCGTTGTTTTCAGCAAATGGCATCCTTTCTCGATTAAGTTCAATATTTCTTGGTTTTGCGcctccatttcttcttctgtctaTTGG ATATGAAGCTGTATTTTACAGTGCACTTGCCGTTGTGCTTATGGCATGGATATTGTTTGAGAATGCTTCTCATCATTCTAGCAAAGTAAAAGAATCGTCTCTGTCAGAAAATAACACAGAGGAACATATCACTATCGGAAGCGATGAAAGATACTTGCAGCTATCTGATGTGCGGATtcctttggttttt ATGGTTTTGTTCAATGTTGCTTTCTTCGGAACCGGGAATTTTGCAAGTATAGCAAGTTTTGAGATATCATCTGTATACCGGTTTATCACAATCTTCAGC CCGTTTCTGATGGCAGCTCTTCTTATATTCAAGCTCTTCATACCGTTCATGCTTGTCAT ATGTGCGTTCAGTGCAATAACGAAATTAGTGAGGGTGCCAAGATTGGGATGTTACTTCCTTGTGATCTTATTTTCAGACATAATGACgatccatttcttcttcctg GTGAAGAACACAGGAAGCTGGATGGAAATTGGGAATAGTATTAGCCATTTTGGGATTGTGAGTGCTCAAGTGGTCTTTGTGCTTTTACTCTTTGCGCTCACAAACCTCTACACCAGAAGCATCCGAATCAAGCCACTCTCTACCTCTCCTTCTCTCAAAACGCTCTGA
- the VMA10 gene encoding vacuolar membrane ATPase 10 — MESNRGQGSIQQLLAAEVEAQHIVNAARTAKMARLKQAKEEAEKEIAEYKAQTEQDFQRKLEETSGDSGANVKRLEQETDTKIEQLKNEASRISKDVVEMLLKHVTTVKN, encoded by the exons ATGGAATCCAACAGAGGTCAAGGTTCGATCCAACAGTTGCTTGCTGCTGAGGTAGAAGCTCAACACATTGTCAATGCTGCAAGGACCG CAAAAATGGCAAGACTGAAGCAAGCTAAGGAAGaggcagagaaagagattgcCGAATACAAAGCTCAAACAGAGCAAGACTTCCAGAGGAAACTTGAGGAg ACAAGCGGAGACTCTGGTGCGAATGTGAAGAGGCTGGAGCAAGAGACTGATACCAAAATCGAGCAGTTGAAGAACGAAGCATCGAGGATTTCCAAAGATGTTGTCGAAATGCTTCTGAAACATGTGACCACAGTGAAGAACTGa
- a CDS encoding ARM repeat superfamily protein (ARM repeat superfamily protein; FUNCTIONS IN: binding; INVOLVED IN: biological_process unknown; LOCATED IN: cellular_component unknown; EXPRESSED IN: 21 plant structures; EXPRESSED DURING: 13 growth stages; CONTAINS InterPro DOMAIN/s: Armadillo-like helical (InterPro:IPR011989), Armadillo (InterPro:IPR000225), Armadillo-type fold (InterPro:IPR016024); BEST Arabidopsis thaliana protein match is: ARM repeat superfamily protein (TAIR:AT5G58680.1); Has 6122 Blast hits to 3580 proteins in 271 species: Archae - 0; Bacteria - 2; Metazoa - 1843; Fungi - 536; Plants - 3048; Viruses - 0; Other Eukaryotes - 693 (source: NCBI BLink).): MEMENHRPGSFTYMGRKFSDLSLNDDSSAFSDCNSDRSGEFPTASSESRRLLLSCASENSDDLINHLVSHLDSSYSIDEQKQAAMEIRLLSKNKPENRIKIAKAGAIKPLISLISSSDLQLQEYGVTAILNLSLCDENKESIASSGAIKPLVRALKMGTPTAKENAACALLRLSQIEENKVAIGRSGAIPLLVNLLETGGFRAKKDASTALYSLCSAKENKIRAVQSGIMKPLVELMADFGSNMVDKSAFVMSLLMSVPESKPAIVEEGGVPVLVEIVEVGTQRQKEMAVSILLQLCEESVVYRTMVAREGAIPPLVALSQAGTSRAKQKAEALIELLRQPRSISNGGARSSSQL; this comes from the coding sequence ATGGAGATGGAGAATCACCGCCCCGGCAGTTTCACCTACATGGGCCGCAAATTCAGCGATTTAAGTCTCAACGATGACTCCTCTGCTTTCAGCGATTGTAACAGCGACAGATCCGGCGAATTCCCCACTGCTTCCTCCGAGAGCCGTCGTCTCCTCCTCTCTTGCGCCTCTGAGAATTCCGATGATCTCATCAATCATCTCGTGTCGCATCTTGATTCCTCCTATTCGATCGATGAGCAGAAGCAAGCTGCTATGGAGATCAGGCTCTTATCCAAGAACAAACCTGAGAATCGGATCAAAATCGCCAAGGCCGGTGCGATTAAGCCGTTGATTTCTCTGATCTCTTCTTCGGATCTTCAGCTTCAGGAGTATGGTGTCACTGCAATCTTGAATCTATCTCTCTGCGACGAGAACAAAGAGTCGATTGCTTCTTCCGGTGCGATTAAGCCGCTTGTCAGGGCTTTGAAAATGGGAACACCGACTGCTAAAGAGAACGCTGCTTGTGCTCTGCTCCGTCTATCGCAGATCGAGGAGAACAAAGTCGCCATCGGGAGATCCGGAGCGATTCCTCTGTTGGTGAACCTTCTAGAAACAGGCGGATTCAGAGCGAAGAAGGACGCGTCGACGGCTCTGTACTCGTTGTGCTCAGctaaagagaacaaaatcagAGCCGTGCAATCGGGAATTATGAAGCCGCTTGTTGAATTGATGGCGGATTTCGGATCAAACATGGTGGATAAATCGGCGTTTGTGATGAGTCTGTTAATGTCGGTGCCGGAATCGAAACCGGCGATTGTGGAGGAAGGAGGAGTTCCGGTGCTGGTGGAGATAGTAGAGGTGGGAACACAGAGACAGAAAGAGATGGCTGTGTCGATATTGCTACAGCTTTGTGAGGAGAGTGTTGTGTATAGAACAATGGTGGCTAGAGAAGGAGCGATACCTCCGCTAGTGGCTCTGTCGCAGGCAGGAACAAGTCGAGCTAAGCAAAAGGCTGAGGCGTTGATTGAGCTTCTAAGGCAACCAAGATCCATTAGTAATGGTGGTGCTAGATCATCGTCCCAACTCTGA
- a CDS encoding Polynucleotidyl transferase, ribonuclease H-like superfamily protein (Polynucleotidyl transferase, ribonuclease H-like superfamily protein; FUNCTIONS IN: ribonuclease H activity, nuclease activity, nucleic acid binding; INVOLVED IN: biological_process unknown; LOCATED IN: cellular_component unknown; EXPRESSED IN: 12 plant structures; EXPRESSED DURING: 7 growth stages; CONTAINS InterPro DOMAIN/s: Polynucleotidyl transferase, ribonuclease H fold (InterPro:IPR012337), Ribonuclease H (InterPro:IPR002156); BEST Arabidopsis thaliana protein match is: RNase H family protein (TAIR:AT1G24090.1); Has 3179 Blast hits to 3179 proteins in 588 species: Archae - 77; Bacteria - 1109; Metazoa - 13; Fungi - 0; Plants - 1505; Viruses - 0; Other Eukaryotes - 475 (source: NCBI BLink).), protein MGSTMEDEKDAFYIVRKGDIIGVYRSLSECQGQAGSSVSHPAMSVYKGYGWPKGAEDLLSSFGIKNALFSVNASHVKDDAFGKLIPCPVQQPSSSQGESLNKSSPSKRLQDMGSGESGSFSPSPPQKQLKIENDMLRRIPSSLLTRTPIRQNDSCTIEFDGASKGNPGKAGAGAVLRASDNSVLFYLREGVGNATNNVAEYRALLLGLRSALDKGFKNVHVLGDSMLVCMQVQGAWKTNHPKMAELCKQAKELMNSFKTFDIKHIAREKNSEADKQANSAIFLADGQTQVISGG, encoded by the exons ATGGGTTCCACAATGGAGGATGAAAAAGATGCGTTTTACATTGTGCGTAAGGGAGACATTATTGGTGTCTATCGAAGCTTGAGCGAATGCCAAGGGCAAGCTGGTTCATCT gtATCACATCCTGCAATGAGTGTGTACAAAGGATATGGTTGGCCAAAAGGAGCAGAGGACTTGTTATCTTCGTTTGGGATTAAGAACGCTCTTTTTTCTGTCAATGCAAGTCATGTCAAAGATGATGCTTTTGGGAAACTCATTCCTTGTCCTGTTCAG CAACCGTCTTCTTCCCAAGGAGAGTCTCTCAACAAATCTTCCCCGTCTAAGAGATTGCAAGATATG GGAAGTGGTGAATCGGGTTCATTTTCCCCTAGTCCTCCGCAGAAGCAGCTTAAGATCGAAAATGACATGCTTCGTCGGATTCCTTCCAGTCTCCTAACTCGGACACCTATACGTCAAAAT GATTCATGTACCATTGAGTTTGATGGTGCTTCTAAAGGAAACCCAGGGAAGGCTGGTGCAGGAGCTGTTCTCCGTGCTTCAGATAATAGTGTCCTCTTCTATTTACGGGAAGGTGTTGGCAATGCCACAAACAATGTTGCAGAGTATCGAGCTCTGCTTCTTGGTTTGAGGTCTGCTCTTGAcaaagggtttaaaaatgtGCACGTCTTAGGCGACTCAATGCTTGTCTGTATGCAG GTTCAAGGTGCATGGAAAACCAATCACCCAAAAATGGCTGAGCTGTGCAAACAGGCTAAGGAGCTCATGAACAGTTTTAAAACATTCGATATCAAACACATTGCCAGG gaaaaaaattcagaagcTGATAAACAAGCTAACAGTGCGATTTTTCTGGCAG ATGGTCAAACGCAAGTGATTTCAGGCGGCTAG
- a CDS encoding tubulin-tyrosine ligase, with amino-acid sequence MKGEKRVKEVICLYSRGLYYFIALRVSLQILLDIEPPSYMPVYVYTTLRAANIPYIGMVIWCLCKDVLVPRYQLGPEGRAFFFLAVMILMYCISYNVQGVMSRVEGSIIGVCLILAGISIVQLSCPIKDFTVTHTLSTTYLGALFAILGWLGTSSWSYFIGTLLCFPITLFIIYMLVDPLDDN; translated from the exons atgaaaggtGAAAAGAGAGTCAAAGAAGTGATTTGTCTTTATAGTCGTGGATTATACTATTTCATTGCCTTGAGAGTATCATTACAAATCCTCTTAGACATTGAACCCCCTAGCTATATGCCCGTATACGT ATACACAACTCTGAGGGCTGCGAATATTCCATACATTGGTATGGTAATTTGGTGCTTGTGCAAAGATGTTCTAGTCCCAAGATATCAACTAGGACCGGAGGGGCGggcattcttcttcttggccGTGATGATACTTATGTATTGCATCTCGTATAATGTCCAAGGCGTAATGAGCAGAGTAGAGGGGTCCATAATTGGCGTGTGTCTTATACTAGCGGGGATTTCGATCGTGCAACTCTCTTGTCcaataaaagattttacagTTACACATACTCTGTCCACCACTTACTTAGGAGCTCTGTTTGCAATCCTCGGTTGGTTAGGCACATCCTCATGGTCCTACTTTATTGGAACCCTTTTATGTTTTCCTATAACCTTATTTATCATCTACATGTTGGTTGATCCTTTGGATGACAACTAG